The nucleotide sequence CGCCATTATGGGACCTTCCGGTTGCGGAAAATCAACTTTACTTAATATTCTTGGATTATTGGACGATCCTGACGGCGGCAGCTATTTGTTCAACGGGATAGAAGTTGCCGGATATAATGAACGGAAAAGAGCTCAACTAAGAAAGCATAATATTGGCTTCGTTTTCCAGAGCTTTAACCTCATAGACGAACTAAGTGTTTTCGAGAACGTGGAACTTCCACTTATCTATACCGGAGTGAAAACTGCGGAACGAAAAGAACGTGTTCACCAGGTTCTGGAAAAGATGCAGATCATGCACCGTAGAAAGCATTTCCCGCAGCAATTATCTGGAGGACAACAGCAGCGTGTGGCAGTAGCCCGGGCAGTTGTTAATAATCCAAAGTTGATACTTGCCGATGAGCCTACCGGAAATTTGGACAGTAGCAATGGAAACGAAGTTATGGATCTTTTAACTGAACTCAACGAAGCGGGAACCACCATCATCATGGTGACGCATAGCGAACACGACGCAAAATTCAGCCATCGAATCATCAGGATGCTGGACGGGCAGAAAGTAACCGAAAATGTACTAGTATAACGGGATCATTCATCAATCAAAAAATCGGAACTATGTTTAAACTTTATCTCAAATCGGCTTTCAGAAATCTATGGAACAGAAAATTTTACAGTTTCCTGAATATGCTCGGCCTGGCGGTGGGACTCGCAACCAGCGTCATGCTCCTTATGTGGGTGCAGAATGAGTGGAGTTTTGACCAATTTCATGATCAATCTGAAAATATCTATCGAGTAAATTCTCGTTTTAAAACCGAAGCTGAAGATAATGTCTGGTCTACGGCTCCAGGTCCCGTAAAGGTGTATGCTGAAGACATTCCGGAAATTGAAGAACTGGTACGAATTAATTTCGCTGATGGAATTACGATTAGCGACAAGGACAGTAAAAAGAAGTTTTATAAAAAGACGGTGGCCATGGCCGACGAGAATTTCTTTGATGTTTTCAGCTTCGCATTTTTATATGGATCGAAGGAAGGTGCAATGAATGATCCCTATTCGGTTATTCTTACCAAAGAAACCGCTGAAAAGATATTTAAAAATGATCTGGAAAATGCTGTTGGAAAACAACTCATCTCTAATGGGGAAACTTTCAATATCAAAGGAATTCTAAAGGAAATTCCTAAAAACTCTAGCATTCAATTTGATGCTGTGATCCCGATGTCTTACTATGGAGCTATGTTCAAAGCCAGTGGCGGAAATGGAAGATGGAAAACCATTGATACCGATGTGGGAAATTACAGCTTTTCTTCGTTCGCTAAACTTTCCGAAAATGCCAATCCGCAAAGCGCTGCATCAAAAATGTCTGCTTCTCTTGCCGCGGCGATTGCAGATGAAGGAGATTTCAATATTTCCTTTCAGCTTCAACCACTAGAAAAGATTCACCTTATTAGTGCAGATGGTAATGACAGTTCAGCGACTCAGGTAAAAATCATCATGCTGGTCGTGATCATGCTTCTCGCGATAGCCAGTATTAATTACATCAATATTTCAACAGCACAGGCCATCAAAAGAGCCAAGGAAGTTAGCGTTAGAAAAATTATCGGTGCCAATAAACAGCAATTATTTTTTCAGTTTATACTTGAAACCAGCCTATTATTCCTGTTTTCTATTGTATTGGCCATCGGTTTGATCTATTTACTGATGCCGGTCTATAATTTTATCGCTGGGAATCAGCTTATTTTCTCAATAACTGATGGCGGTGTGTGGAAAGTGATCGCGATTAGTTTTTTTGCCACACTAATAGCTTCCAGCATTTATCCCGCTATTTTATTGTCGTCTTTTAAGCCTATAGAAAGTCTGCGTGGCCGTGTAAAATCAGGTTTTAAAACCGGAACGCTTCGGAAAGGCCTCGTAGTTTTCCAGTTTTCAATGGCTATCATTTTGCTGATTGCTACTCTATTCATGTCCCAACAAATGGATTATATGAAAAATCGTGATCTGGGATATTCCAAGGAAAATGTCGTCATGGTTCCGCTGAATTCAGATGCACGGAATCATCTGGACGCGATTCAGAATAATTTAAAAAATAACGAAGCTATTGAAAATGTTGCAGTAACCAGTTTTTCTGATTTCAGCAGTATTGACGGTTCTACAGGAGACTTGGACTGGGAGGGAAAATCTCCAAACAGTTCTTTAATCATTACGCAAGTTTATGTGGAAAAAGAATTTATTCCAACCATGAAGATCGAATTGCTGGAAGGCCATAATTTTCGTGGTACTCCGGCCGATACTTCTTCATTTATCCTGAATGAAACTGCAGTAGAGCAGATGGGACTTCAGAAACCATATGTGGGCAAGGAAATCAGATTTCATGCTAAAAAAGGAAAAATTATAGGGATCGCTGAAGATTTCAATTTTAAACACCTGAAGGAAAAAGTGTCACCACTTATTATGTTTTCCTTCTGGAATATCAAAAATCAACTGGTTGTTCGCACCAAAGCCGGACAGGAAAAAAAGGCAATCGCGGCACTGGCATCAGTATTTGAAAAATATCCGGGAGAAGAACCTTTTAGTTACTCGTTTATCGATGAACAATTCGATGCCAGGTATAAAGCCGATGAACAATCGGAAAGCTTATTCGAAGTTTTTGCCGGAATTGCCATTTTCATTTCTTGCCTTGGTTTATTCGGACTTTCCACCTATACCGCTCAGACAAGAAAAAAGGAAATTGGAGTAAGAAAGGTATTGGGGGCAAATGTTACTACGATCGTTTCCCTCTTATCCAAAGACTTTTTAAAACTGGTTCTTATCGCCATCCTGATTGCGTCACCAGTAGCCTGGTGGTTTATGCAGAAATGGCTGGAAGGTTTTGCCAACCGTATCAATATAGACTGGACCTACTTCCTTCTTGCCGGATTCCTGGCTATTGGAATCGCCTTACTCACCGTTAGTTTTCAAGCCATTAAAGCCGCTATTTCAAATCCTGTTAAAAGTTTACGAACCGAATAAAATATCATCAATCAGAAAATCATGATCAAGAATTATCTAAAAATAGCGTGGCGCAGTCTCTGGAAGGAAAAGACTTTTACTTTTCTGAACGTATTCGGACTTTCGGTGGCATTCGGCGCAGCCATACTTCTCTCTATGTATGCGCTTTTCGGACTCTCTTATAATATGTTCCATGAGAATGCAGATGAGCTCTACCAGGTCTACCGCACGTCCTATACGCCTAAAGGACCGGAGCCGGGAATTGCCCAGCCACTCCCCTTTGCTGCTGCGCTTAAAGATGAAGTTCCGGGAGTAGAGAAAATAACCCGTTTCAATGGTGGTAGCGTTTTAGCAAGTATTGATGAAAATCAGGTTCGTTTACGGTCTGCTTTTGTAGATCCGGAATTCTTTTCAATGTTTACTTTCCCGGTTTTAAATGGTGATCAAAAACCAGTTGCCGGAAAATCTGAAGTTGCCCTTACACAAGAAGCAGCGAAAAACCTTTTTGGAAACGAAGAAGCACTGGGAAAATCGGTTAATATATTTATCGATGAACAAGAGGTTCCCTTTACCGTTACTTCTATTTTAAAGAATATTCCGAAAGAAAGTAACCTTGGATTTGATATCGCGCTAAATTTTAAAAGTCAGCCTTACCACGCTTATGAAAGAAATATAGGAAGCTGGGATAATTCTAATCACGAAGTTTATATGCAGCTTGCTAAAGGTATTTCCCCAGCTCAGTTCGAGAAATCTACGCGCGATTTTTCCAATCTTCATTACAAAACTGAAATAGAAAAGGCAAAAAGAGATGGGGCCAAGCCCAATGAAAACGGGCAGTTTATTGAACAAAAACTATTATCTGTTAAAGACCTCAATTTTGTAAAAGTTGAAAATGGGATGGCTGTTCCCAACAGGACCTACCCTTACCTCATTTTAGGTATCGCGTTCCTCATATTGTTCATTGCCAGCGTCAATTTCATTAATATGAATATCGCCAAAAGCTCGCAACGACTTCGTGAAATTGGAATGCGAAAAACCCTTGGAGCCAATAAACACCAGTTATTCTTTCAATTTTGGGGAGAAAGTATCCTCGTATTTTTAGGCGCCATGCTTTTAGGATTACTGTTCGCCAATCTTTTAATAGATCCTTTTCAGACCTTATTTAATACCAAAGCTACTTTTGCCAATGTGATCAGTCTAAAAAACCTGGTAGGTTTTATTGTTATTCTCTTGCTCATCACACTCATTGCCGGTGGATACCCCGCAATGCTCTTAAGTAAACTGGGGACGCTAAAAGCTTTAAAAGGAAAGATCCAGGTAAATGGCGGTAACAGGTTAAGAAATGCGCTTATCGTGGTTCAATTCAGCATAGCGATACTCTTAATTAGCGGAACCCTTGTTCTCAGGAATCAGCTTCAGTTTATGCGGAATAAAGATCTGGGATTCAATAAGGAACAGGTGATCTCCTTTCCGCTGAACGGGAAAAAAGATGACTTCCGTACTATGCAGTTACTGCGGAATGAACTTCGCAGCAAACCCGGAATAGTAAGTATTTCCGCCGGAAACAATATCCTGGGAATGGGGAAAGACCATACCACTTCTACCAGCGTTACAGGCTTTGAATATAAAGGCCGCCAGATGAAAACCAACATTCTGGCAGTAGACTACAATTATCCCGAAACCGTAGGCCTCGAAATTATTGAAGGAAGAAGTTTTGATAACTCAAGACCTTCAGATACCCTTTCTGTGCTCATTAATGAAACGATGGCCAGGGATTTGAATGAAAAAGAGATTTTAACCGCACACCTTGGTATTGATGGTGACCTTCCATATTCCGTAATTGGAGTGGTAAAAGATTTTAATTTTCAGTCACTAGACAAAGAAGTAGAACCGCTTACCATTTTCTTAAATCCAAAATGGAATTTACGTTACGCTTTTGTAAAAGTGGCACCTCAAAACCTGACCGGCTCTTTTAATGACGTTAAAGCTGCCTGGAAAAAAATTGAACCAAATGCCGAATTCCTGGGTTCTTTTCTTGATGAAAATATAGATCGAACGCTTGAAAAAGAACGCACGATGACCACGATGATCACCAGCGGATCGGTGCTCGCCATCATTTTAAGCTGCGTTGGACTTTTTGCCATTTCCTTACTCGTTGTTTCCCAAAGGAGAAAGGAGATTGGAATTCGCAAGGTTGTAGGCGCCAGTGTTGGAAAGATCACCATTATGCTGACTTCAGATTTTCTAAAGCTTGTAGGAATAGCCTTTTTGATAGCGACTCCAATCGCTTGGTATTTTAGTAAAGAATGGCTTCAGAATTATCCTTACCGAATGGGTTTGAGTATATGGATTTTTATTGGTGCCGGAATCATTGCTCTTTTAATCGCCATTCTTACTATTAGTTTTAGAACCATTCGTGCGGCCATGCAGAATCCCGTAAAATCTTTAAAAACCGAATAAATTATGATCAGAAATCATTTCAAGATAGCGTGGAGGAATATAAAATCCAACAAGACCTATTCGGGGATTAATATTACTGGTCTCAGCATTGGCTTGGCGGCATTCCTGCTCATCGCCACGGTAGTGATCAACGAAATGAGTTATGACCATCAATGGAGTAAAGGCAATCGCATTTACCGGCTTGTTGAGGAAAACACCAACCTTGGTGAAAAGGGTATTTCTACCGCTTCCCCATTAGGTCCGCAGCTTATTGAAAATTTCGAGCAGGTGGAAACCTCTACTGAAATTTATACCGGTTCCACCAATTTTAAATTTGATAACAGTCCTGTAGAATTAACTTCCCTAGAAGTAAATCCCGGCATTTGGAACCTTTTGGATTTACAGGTTCTTCAGGGTAATCCACAGAATTTTACTGACGGGTATCTCAATCTAGTGATTACAGAAAAGATCAAAAAGCAGTATTTCCCTAATTCCGATCCCGTTGGTAAAATTGTAAAAGACATCTCCAGTTTTGGTAGTTCAACCGAATATTATATATCCGGCATTATCAAAGATCTGCCGATGAACACGCATTTACGCTCAGATGTATTAGTAATCCAAAAACCCCGTTTCACCAAATTTCCTACAGATGGATTTACGCCTTATTCAGTACAATATCTAATGCTTAAACCTGGTGTTTCGGCATCTGCCTTTATGGCGGTGGTGAATAACTGGTATAAAAAACTTCCAGACGTACAGGAAAATAGGGAGTTCTCGCTACAGCCGATGGAAGATATTTATCTGAAATCTGATAATTACTTCCAGAAGGTAAAAGGCAACCAGCGAAATATCAACATCCTAACCGGGGTCGCGATTTTGCTCTTATTGATCGCATGTATCAATTTTGTAAATCTCAGTACCGCCAGAACGCTCAAAAAGATAAAAAATACAGGTCTTCGAAAAGTTCTTGGAGCCAGCCGCAAAAGCCTGATCGCCCAATTTCTGGCAGAATCCTTTCTTTTCTTCGGAATAAGTTATCTATTGGGACTTGGTATTTATTACCTCTTTCTACCTTATCTCGAAGGATTCCTGGGCAACGAACTGGCACTCACGATCACTGGAAGTGTTCAGCTATTACTGATAACTTTAGCAGCAATTAGCTTTATAAGCCTGCTTACAGGAATTTATCCGGCCTGGACGATCTCCAAACCGAACGCTTCCAATTTGGTGAGCAATAGTTTTAAAACCAGCCGCAGTTCAGAATATTTCAGAAAAGGCCTGGTGGTCACTCAATTCGTCATTACAATCGGGATCATCGTAGCTACGTTGGTAGTCAATAATCAGCTGAAATTTTTAAATACTAAAGATCTTGGCTTCAATAAAGAAAATCTACTTTTTATCAAGTTCACTAAATGGGGTGATAAAGGTGCTGCCTTTGAAAAAGAGATCAAAAAGATCCCAGGTGTCGAAAATGCCAGCATTGGTCAGTGGATTCCCTCCAGCGCCGGCGGTACTTTTAGTCAGGAAATCGAAGATCCACAATCTGCAGGCGATAAGCTGGAAACCTGGTATATCGATGCTGATAAAAATCTTTTTTCCACGCTTGAATTACAACTGGTTAAAGGCAGAGATTTCAGAAATGAATTTTCAGCAGAAAATGTTTTACAGCCGGATGCTTCAGAGGAAGAAGAAAATAGTTCTGATTCCAAACCTGTTCTTATTACAGAATTCACCGCAGAAAGACTAAATATCGATGAACTCAACAAACCTTACAAGCAGCTAAAAGGCATTCCGGTTGGAATCGTAAAGAATTTTCATAATCAAACGCTGCGAAATCCACTGGCTCCAACAATCATAAGATCCATAGAAAATCCTCAATATGGAAATATGCTGGTGAGGGTAAATACTGAAAATCCGCAAGAAGTCATCGGCCAGATAAATAAAAGATACAACGCATTCTTTCCCGAGAATCTTTTTAATTATTCCTGGATTTCCAATGATCTCGCGAAGGAATTCCGGGCGGAAAATAAACTAAGAAGTGTACTACAAATTTTCAGCCTACTCATCGTTTTCCTTTCCTGTCTTGGTTTATTTGGTTTTATCACTTTTATGATCCAGAACAGAACAAAAGAGATCAGTATTCGTAAAGTTTTGGGTGCATCGGTCACGCAGATCGTGAGTATTTTTTCCCGAGATTCTTTAAAATTGATTCTACTTTCTGCAGTTATTTCAATTCCTGTTGCCTGGTATCTACTGGATAAATGGCTAGCAGATTTCCCGTATAGGATTGAGATCGTGCCTTCAGTCTTTATTCAAAGCGCCCTGGTAGTTTTAATTATCGCCATGGCAACCATAGGAATTAGAATTGTAAGAGCGGCTTTCAGAAATCCGGCAGATAATTTAAGAACCGAATAATCTTTCAGATATGATCAAACATAATTTTAAAATAGCTTGGAGGAGTATCTGGAATGCCAAATCCTATACCATTATCAATATCTTAGGGCTTTCTGCAGGTTTGGCCAGTTTCATAATCGTTCTGTTGTATCTCAACTATGAGTTGAGCTATGACTCGTGGTCTCCAGAACTTGAAAAAGTTTACCGTGTGGGGATGAAAGACAAGGGTGGTATCCAAAATAATACTCCTGCTCCACTGGCTTCATTTTTTGCAGAAAAATACCCGAAAATCGAAGCCGCTACTTCTATGCAGGGAGCTGGCGAGTATGAAGTTATTATAAGCACAGACGAAAAGCAAATCTATCATAACGGGTTTGCCTCCGCAGATTCCCTTTTTCTAAAGGTGTTTCCTTACCATCTTATTCAGGGAGATAGAAATACTGCTTTAAATGCTCCAAATTCCGTGATAATTAGCGAGGAATTAGCCGAAAAGCTTTTTGGCAGTACTAATCCCATGGGGCAAACAGTAAAGGTTTTTAATATGATGGAAGGAGTCGTGACCGGTGTTATAAAACTTCCGGAAACACCTTCTCATCGCCCCATTCATTTGATTATGCGGGACCCCTATGAAAAACAGAATTTTTTCTGGAATAATTACTCCTTTGAAACTTATCTAAAAATAAATCAAACTATTTCTTCGGCTGAACTTGAAGAAGATCTTAATCGTATCTATTTTGAAGAACGTATCAAAAAAGATGAAGATTTAAACAAAGAATATAAGAATTCAGGCAATCGGACTTTACTTTTTACCGATGCAGTGCCAGATATTCAGAATTTTTCGAAGCATGGTAATAGTAATATTAAAACTGTTTCTGTTCTTTTTATTCTAGCGATTTTGTTGTTGGTTATTGGAGCCATTAATTTCAGCAATCTTAGTATCGCAAAATCACTCGGTAAGAGCAGAGAAATTGGAGTCCGAAAAGTCTTAGGATCAGGCAACTGGAATTTATTCTGGCAATTTATGGCGGAAGCAATTTTGCAATGCGTTATAAGCCTGATCATAGCTATGGGAATTGTTCTGCTAAGCTTACCCTATGTAAATAGCATATTCGGGCTTGAACTTAAATTAGGCGGTAATTTTGAGGTTCTTGGCCAGATTGGTTTATGTTTAGGTGCTATCATTCTCATATCAGGTCTTTTCCCTTCCATTCTTTTATCTAGGTTCAATCTTTTAAAAATTCTGAATGGAGGTACTTCTAAAGGAAATAAAGGCCTTGTTTTAAGAGACATATTGGTTATTTTTCAATTTATGGTCACCTCCTTTTTCATCATCGCCATTGTTGTTGTCAATAAACAACTAGATTATATTCAAAGTAAAGACAAAGGTTTTTCAGAAGAGCAGCTCGTGCGCATTGAAGCTATTCAGAATACCAGAGATACCAATTTTGAAACCGTAAAAGAACAATTGCTGGACATTCCAGGTGTGGAAGCAGTTGCCAAAACCACCAATGTTCCCGGAGATAAGTTCGCCGATTCCTCTACCGTAAATTTCAGTTTTAATAGTGAAAAATACAGGATGAATTCGGTTAAAGTTAGCTCAGATTATTTCGAAACTCTTGAAACACCAATAGTTCATGGGAGGAACTTTGAATCTACCGGTCCAGACCAACATACCAAAACTGCGATCATCAACGAGACGGCAGCCGCTAGTCTTAATTCTGAAAACATACTTGGGGCAACAATATTTTATGCTGGTTGTGAAGAGGCACCGATGCAAATTGTGGGAATTGTGAAAGATTTTAATGTTTTGGGTTTTGAAAACAAAGTGCAACCTGCAGTTTTCAGTATTGGAAATGAAGCCTGCATGTTCCAGTCTGGCGGAGCGATCCTGGCCCGGTTAAATACTCAAAACCCAAAAGCCAGCATCGATAAAATTGCAAGTTTATGGAAGCAGGTAGAACCTGGAACGCCATTGCGCTACTCATTTCTAGATGACAATTTTCAAAAATTGTTTTCCTCCTATTACAGGCTTCAAAAGGTCATTAGCTTCTTCGGAATCATTGCTATAGTAATTTCTATTATGGGATTGTTTGCCCTAACCACCTTTATTTTAAAACAACGGGTAAAAGAAATAGGTGTTCGAAAAGTCCTGGGAGCGGAAATTACCAATATCGTGGCCCTGGTAAGTAAAGATTTTCTAATTCTAGTTTCCGTGGCAATTCTATTCTCAGTTCCAATTGGCTGGTATGCGATGAATAAATGGCTGGAAAATTTCGCCTATAAAACAGAATTAAGCTGGTGGATCTTTATCGTTTCAGGAACCCTGGTTTTAACTATTGCCTTCCTTACAGTAAGCCTTAAAACCATTAGAACAGCCAGAAAAAATCCAGTTAAAAGTTTAAGAACCGACTAAAAGAATCATTATGAAAAAATCAATCTTTAATCAAAACAAAATGCTAATCACTTTAATAATAAGCCTTTTAAGCTTCGGTATATCTAATGCACAATCTGAAACCGTAGATGTTTCTAATTTTTCAGAAGTTACTATAAGTCCTTACATCGAAGTAATTTTCAAGCAAGCCGATAACGAATCGGTGATTATTGAAAATTCTAAAGTCGACAGGGAAAAGATTCATATAGAAGTAGACGGCAAAGAACTTCATATTTACCTGGAAGACGCCAAGATTGTTTCCAAAGAAGAAGAGGTTAAAGTAAATGGGCGTGAAATGGATCGTTCTATTTATAACGGCACCGAGGTACGTATCACGGTAAATTACAAAAACCTGGAAGCCGTAGAAATTCGTAGTGAAGAAGTGATAAATTTTGAAAATGCCATTAGCGTGGAAGATTTTGACCTAGACATTTATGGCTCGCCAAAAGTATATTTTGAAAGTATCTCTGCAGAAGATTTAAAAATTGCCTTGTACGGGGAAAGCTATCTGGAGATCAAGGCTGGAAAAGTAGATTTTCAACGCTATCGCTGCTACGGAAAAAGTGAAGTTAATGCTGTTGAGCTGCTTTCTTCGGAAACTAAAATCGCGGCTTATGGCAACAATCATATCGTGGTAAATGTTTCAGATAAATTGAAGGTTTCAGCTTTTGGCGAAGCCCGAATTCAGTATAAGGGTGATGCTAAAGTTAAAAGCGGACTCAAAATTGGCGAAACAGTAGTTCAAAAAATTAAATAAAAACATTACGAATGCTAAAACTAAATCACATCTATAAATGGGTAAAATCTGGCGGAAAAAGAATTTTTCTGCTGAACGATCTAAGCCTGAATGTTGAACAGGGAGAATTTCTTTCCATCATGGGACCCTCAGGTTCCGGAAAATCAACATTGCTTAATATTATCGCTATGCTGGACGATTTTCAGGAAGGTGAATATTATTTTGAGGAAGAAGCCATTCATGAACTGAAGTCGAAAAAGCGGACCGAAATTTTTAACGAAAACATCGGTTTTATTTTCCAGGCCTATCACTTGCTTGATGATCTCACGGTTTATGAAAATATCGAAACGCCACTCCTCTACAAAAAAGTAAAAAGCTCCGAAAGAAAAGCGCTTGTAGCAGATATTCTTGACCGGTTTAATATCGTAGGAAAAA is from Gillisia sp. Hel1_33_143 and encodes:
- a CDS encoding head GIN domain-containing protein, encoding MKKSIFNQNKMLITLIISLLSFGISNAQSETVDVSNFSEVTISPYIEVIFKQADNESVIIENSKVDREKIHIEVDGKELHIYLEDAKIVSKEEEVKVNGREMDRSIYNGTEVRITVNYKNLEAVEIRSEEVINFENAISVEDFDLDIYGSPKVYFESISAEDLKIALYGESYLEIKAGKVDFQRYRCYGKSEVNAVELLSSETKIAAYGNNHIVVNVSDKLKVSAFGEARIQYKGDAKVKSGLKIGETVVQKIK
- a CDS encoding ABC transporter permease; protein product: MIRNHFKIAWRNIKSNKTYSGINITGLSIGLAAFLLIATVVINEMSYDHQWSKGNRIYRLVEENTNLGEKGISTASPLGPQLIENFEQVETSTEIYTGSTNFKFDNSPVELTSLEVNPGIWNLLDLQVLQGNPQNFTDGYLNLVITEKIKKQYFPNSDPVGKIVKDISSFGSSTEYYISGIIKDLPMNTHLRSDVLVIQKPRFTKFPTDGFTPYSVQYLMLKPGVSASAFMAVVNNWYKKLPDVQENREFSLQPMEDIYLKSDNYFQKVKGNQRNINILTGVAILLLLIACINFVNLSTARTLKKIKNTGLRKVLGASRKSLIAQFLAESFLFFGISYLLGLGIYYLFLPYLEGFLGNELALTITGSVQLLLITLAAISFISLLTGIYPAWTISKPNASNLVSNSFKTSRSSEYFRKGLVVTQFVITIGIIVATLVVNNQLKFLNTKDLGFNKENLLFIKFTKWGDKGAAFEKEIKKIPGVENASIGQWIPSSAGGTFSQEIEDPQSAGDKLETWYIDADKNLFSTLELQLVKGRDFRNEFSAENVLQPDASEEEENSSDSKPVLITEFTAERLNIDELNKPYKQLKGIPVGIVKNFHNQTLRNPLAPTIIRSIENPQYGNMLVRVNTENPQEVIGQINKRYNAFFPENLFNYSWISNDLAKEFRAENKLRSVLQIFSLLIVFLSCLGLFGFITFMIQNRTKEISIRKVLGASVTQIVSIFSRDSLKLILLSAVISIPVAWYLLDKWLADFPYRIEIVPSVFIQSALVVLIIAMATIGIRIVRAAFRNPADNLRTE
- a CDS encoding ABC transporter permease, which translates into the protein MIKNYLKIAWRSLWKEKTFTFLNVFGLSVAFGAAILLSMYALFGLSYNMFHENADELYQVYRTSYTPKGPEPGIAQPLPFAAALKDEVPGVEKITRFNGGSVLASIDENQVRLRSAFVDPEFFSMFTFPVLNGDQKPVAGKSEVALTQEAAKNLFGNEEALGKSVNIFIDEQEVPFTVTSILKNIPKESNLGFDIALNFKSQPYHAYERNIGSWDNSNHEVYMQLAKGISPAQFEKSTRDFSNLHYKTEIEKAKRDGAKPNENGQFIEQKLLSVKDLNFVKVENGMAVPNRTYPYLILGIAFLILFIASVNFINMNIAKSSQRLREIGMRKTLGANKHQLFFQFWGESILVFLGAMLLGLLFANLLIDPFQTLFNTKATFANVISLKNLVGFIVILLLITLIAGGYPAMLLSKLGTLKALKGKIQVNGGNRLRNALIVVQFSIAILLISGTLVLRNQLQFMRNKDLGFNKEQVISFPLNGKKDDFRTMQLLRNELRSKPGIVSISAGNNILGMGKDHTTSTSVTGFEYKGRQMKTNILAVDYNYPETVGLEIIEGRSFDNSRPSDTLSVLINETMARDLNEKEILTAHLGIDGDLPYSVIGVVKDFNFQSLDKEVEPLTIFLNPKWNLRYAFVKVAPQNLTGSFNDVKAAWKKIEPNAEFLGSFLDENIDRTLEKERTMTTMITSGSVLAIILSCVGLFAISLLVVSQRRKEIGIRKVVGASVGKITIMLTSDFLKLVGIAFLIATPIAWYFSKEWLQNYPYRMGLSIWIFIGAGIIALLIAILTISFRTIRAAMQNPVKSLKTE
- a CDS encoding ABC transporter permease, which codes for MLGLAVGLATSVMLLMWVQNEWSFDQFHDQSENIYRVNSRFKTEAEDNVWSTAPGPVKVYAEDIPEIEELVRINFADGITISDKDSKKKFYKKTVAMADENFFDVFSFAFLYGSKEGAMNDPYSVILTKETAEKIFKNDLENAVGKQLISNGETFNIKGILKEIPKNSSIQFDAVIPMSYYGAMFKASGGNGRWKTIDTDVGNYSFSSFAKLSENANPQSAASKMSASLAAAIADEGDFNISFQLQPLEKIHLISADGNDSSATQVKIIMLVVIMLLAIASINYINISTAQAIKRAKEVSVRKIIGANKQQLFFQFILETSLLFLFSIVLAIGLIYLLMPVYNFIAGNQLIFSITDGGVWKVIAISFFATLIASSIYPAILLSSFKPIESLRGRVKSGFKTGTLRKGLVVFQFSMAIILLIATLFMSQQMDYMKNRDLGYSKENVVMVPLNSDARNHLDAIQNNLKNNEAIENVAVTSFSDFSSIDGSTGDLDWEGKSPNSSLIITQVYVEKEFIPTMKIELLEGHNFRGTPADTSSFILNETAVEQMGLQKPYVGKEIRFHAKKGKIIGIAEDFNFKHLKEKVSPLIMFSFWNIKNQLVVRTKAGQEKKAIAALASVFEKYPGEEPFSYSFIDEQFDARYKADEQSESLFEVFAGIAIFISCLGLFGLSTYTAQTRKKEIGVRKVLGANVTTIVSLLSKDFLKLVLIAILIASPVAWWFMQKWLEGFANRINIDWTYFLLAGFLAIGIALLTVSFQAIKAAISNPVKSLRTE
- a CDS encoding ABC transporter ATP-binding protein is translated as MLKLNHIYKWVKSGGKRIFLLNDLSLNVEQGEFLSIMGPSGSGKSTLLNIIAMLDDFQEGEYYFEEEAIHELKSKKRTEIFNENIGFIFQAYHLLDDLTVYENIETPLLYKKVKSSERKALVADILDRFNIVGKKDLFPHQLSGGQQQLVGIARALIIKPKLILADEPTGNLNSKQSDEIMQLFQDLNKEGVTIIQATHSESNAAYGSRIINLLDGSVKHS
- a CDS encoding ABC transporter permease — encoded protein: MIKHNFKIAWRSIWNAKSYTIINILGLSAGLASFIIVLLYLNYELSYDSWSPELEKVYRVGMKDKGGIQNNTPAPLASFFAEKYPKIEAATSMQGAGEYEVIISTDEKQIYHNGFASADSLFLKVFPYHLIQGDRNTALNAPNSVIISEELAEKLFGSTNPMGQTVKVFNMMEGVVTGVIKLPETPSHRPIHLIMRDPYEKQNFFWNNYSFETYLKINQTISSAELEEDLNRIYFEERIKKDEDLNKEYKNSGNRTLLFTDAVPDIQNFSKHGNSNIKTVSVLFILAILLLVIGAINFSNLSIAKSLGKSREIGVRKVLGSGNWNLFWQFMAEAILQCVISLIIAMGIVLLSLPYVNSIFGLELKLGGNFEVLGQIGLCLGAIILISGLFPSILLSRFNLLKILNGGTSKGNKGLVLRDILVIFQFMVTSFFIIAIVVVNKQLDYIQSKDKGFSEEQLVRIEAIQNTRDTNFETVKEQLLDIPGVEAVAKTTNVPGDKFADSSTVNFSFNSEKYRMNSVKVSSDYFETLETPIVHGRNFESTGPDQHTKTAIINETAAASLNSENILGATIFYAGCEEAPMQIVGIVKDFNVLGFENKVQPAVFSIGNEACMFQSGGAILARLNTQNPKASIDKIASLWKQVEPGTPLRYSFLDDNFQKLFSSYYRLQKVISFFGIIAIVISIMGLFALTTFILKQRVKEIGVRKVLGAEITNIVALVSKDFLILVSVAILFSVPIGWYAMNKWLENFAYKTELSWWIFIVSGTLVLTIAFLTVSLKTIRTARKNPVKSLRTD
- a CDS encoding ABC transporter ATP-binding protein; its protein translation is MIKITNLEKYYKTEEVQTIALNKLSFEVKEGEFAAIMGPSGCGKSTLLNILGLLDDPDGGSYLFNGIEVAGYNERKRAQLRKHNIGFVFQSFNLIDELSVFENVELPLIYTGVKTAERKERVHQVLEKMQIMHRRKHFPQQLSGGQQQRVAVARAVVNNPKLILADEPTGNLDSSNGNEVMDLLTELNEAGTTIIMVTHSEHDAKFSHRIIRMLDGQKVTENVLV